One window of Pieris napi chromosome 14, ilPieNapi1.2, whole genome shotgun sequence genomic DNA carries:
- the LOC125055774 gene encoding uncharacterized protein LOC125055774, translating to MTLLSSYTHLKQQVVYNVGSSDIQGNLLNQLKEFYRDDIDSTRRLEQIKTIGQLLRVLEIRDVLSENNVTPLKEIARRIKNNELLKKISEYEQSHDHREHLNFYAAENTQSSSYYKETETALPSGHPYGNITLRKKNRINETIVEQIGTSWRDLGRNLKLQEHRIDEIDKQQNSLKDKAYEILHVYEDRADPQRGFLVLCHALEKSRRKDLCRKLQEIMVMNI from the exons atgacCTTATTATCTTCTTATACACATCTAAAACAGCAAGTTGTATATAATGTTGGAAGCAGTGACATTCAAGGTAATCTTCTTAACCAATTAAAAGAGTTTTACAGAGATGACATAGACTCCACAAGAAGACtcgaacaaataaaaactattggGCAACTTTTACGAGTATTAGAAATACGCGATGTTCTTTCCGAAAACAATGTAACGCCCTTGAAGGAAATAGCTAgaagaattaaaaacaatgaattattaaagaaaataagtgAATATGAGCAGTCCCATGATCATAGGGAACATTTGAACTTTTATG CTGCAGAAAATACACAGAGCTCatcatattataaagaaactgAAACAGCTTTACCATCTGGGCATCCATATGGAAACATTACTCTAAGAAAAAAGAACCGTATTAATGAAACTATAGTAGAACAAATTGGCACATCCTGGAGAGATCTTGGTAGAAATCTGAAATTGCAAGAACATCGAATAGATGAAATTGACAAACaacaaaattcattaaaagaTAAAGCTTATGAGATATTGCATGTATACGAAGACCGAGCTGACCCACAGAGAGGTTTTCTTGTTTTATGCCACGCTTTGGAGAAATCTAGACGAAAAGATTTGTGTAGAAAACTACAAGAAATAATGGTtatgaacatataa